From one Nilaparvata lugens isolate BPH chromosome 2, ASM1435652v1, whole genome shotgun sequence genomic stretch:
- the LOC111050780 gene encoding extensin-like, translated as MKIALIAVALCGVALANIVPEKIVPVFELSAIKDSVIDQGCTPFCYRSIIDKPVHVVTRTSPSALPEVTYVPEGLAFIKSFPKVKSAVDTYSKPIALVFSRSTFPADWYPGVIDVVVSEPEKEAILKLKEVPYVIFIEEKDFIDHNISKFIKHVADFKLTDEKIIKFRDLAPIPEVAYNDGVSHVVHTPKYAPAFAHGVVPAYAPAPVYASAPVYAPAPVYAPAPAYAPAPAYVPAPAHAAFAPAPVFAPAPAFAPAPVFAPAPAFAPAPAFAPAPAYASVPASASAPSPVPAFASAPAPVPAFASAPAPVPAFAPAPASVPAYSPSAAYSPAAAYAPYSTYAPAYAYAPAPAVSPVYSPASVHTSPVHSEVKYVPVHSVGRSLVPVHSFAPAPAFSSAPFFASTPIHAPASVHAPVPAYAPAPAFAPAPAFAPAPAFAPAPAFAPAPAFAPAPAFASAPAFASAPAFAPAPAFAPAPAFAPAPAFAPAPAFAPAPAFAPAPAFASAPAFAPAPAFASAPAFAPAPAFAPAPAFAPAPAFAPAPAFAPAPAFASAPAFAPAPAFAPAPAFAPAPAFAPAPAFAPAPAFAPAPAFAPAPAFASAPAFAPAPAFASAPAFAPAPAFSPAPAFASAPAFASVPAFAPAPAFAPAPAFAPAPAYSFAPAYAPAPASVPVHSPAPAFSPAPFYPSTHVHAPASASVPAFAPAPVYSPASVPAYAPASAPVYSPASFPAYAPAPAFSPAPFYSSTPVHASVPAYAPAPFYSSTHVHGPAPASVPAFAPAPVYPPASVPAYAPAPAFSPAPFYPSTPVHASVPAYAPAPAFSPAPIYSSTPVHASVPAYAPAPFYPSISVHAPAPAFVPAPVFAPAPVVTPAPVHASIPAYGPAPAAAPASLPTHCVNPALTAALSPPAYFPSISAPASSPAPAVPSYASVPVQTYAPAPAYSPAPAYSTVPAFAPAPVSPAASAYTPTSFSSPAFAAAPAPYFTPAQYSFAPSATVPVSVATPYAALAPPAPVFGYSSIPSPVIEHVKPVSAASAPPPPPFSSPAGYSAAPPAYYF; from the exons ATGAAGATTGCACTGATTGCTGTGGCCCTCTGCGGCGTGGCTCTGGCCAACATCGTCCCCGAAAAAATTGTTCCCGTATTCG AGCTTAGTGCCATTAAGGACTCAGTAATCGACCAAGGATGCACTCCATTCTGCTACCGAAGCATCATCGACAAGCCAGTGCATGTAGTAACCAGGACTTCGCCCTCAGCTCTACCAGAAGTAACATACGTACCAGAGGGTCTGGCCTTCATCAAGTCTTTCCCAAAAGTGAAGTCAGCTGTTGATACTTACTCGAAGCCAATTGCTCTGGTCTTCTCAAGAAGTACCTTCCCAGCTGATTGGTATCCAGGAGTGATTGATGTGGTTGTCTCCGAGCCAGAAAAAGAGGCAATCCTCAAGTTGAAAGAGGTACCTTATGTGATTTTCATTGAAGAGAAAGACTTCATTGATCACAATATATCCAAGTTCATAAAACATGTTGCTGACTTTAAGCTGACTGatgagaaaattattaaattcagaGATCTAGCACCTATTCCAGAGGTGGCTTACAATGATGGAGTAAGTCATGTTGTTCATACACCAAAGTATGCACCTGCTTTTGCCCATGGAGTTGTGCCAGCCTACGCTCCAGCTCCAGTTTATGCATCAGCTCCAGTTTATGCTCCTGCTCCAGTCTATGCTCCAGCACCAGCTTATGCACCAGCACCAGCTTATGTACCAGCACCAGCCCATGCAGCTTTTGCTCCAGCTCCAGTTTTTGCACCAGCTCCCGCTTTTGCACCAGCTCCAGTTTTTGCACCAGCTCCCGCTTTTGCACCAGCTCCCGCTTTTGCACCAGCTCCAGCTTATGCTTCAGTCCCAGCTTCTGCCTCAGCACCATCTCCAGTCCCAGCGTTTGCCTCAGCACCAGCTCCAGTCCCAGCTTTTGCCTCAGCACCAGCTCCAGTCCCAGCTTTTGCTCCAGCTCCAGCTTCAGTTCCTGCCTACTCACCCTCTGCAGCTTACTCACCAGCAGCAGCTTATGCACCCTACTCTACATATGCACCAGCTTATGCTTATGCTCCAGCTCCAGCAGTATCCCCAGTTTATTCCCCAGCTTCAGTCCACACATCACCAGTACATTCTGAAGTCAAGTATGTACCAGTTCATTCTGTAGGTAGATCTCTTGTACCTGTTCATTCATTTGCCCCAGCTCCAGCATTCTCATCAGCTCCATTCTTTGCTTCAACTCCCATCCATGCTCCAGCCTCAGTCCATGCTCCAGTCCCAGCTTATGCCCCAGCCCCAGCATTTGCCCCAGCCCCAGCATTTGCTCCAGCCCCAGCTTTTGCTCCAGCCCCAGCTTTTGCCCCAGCCCCAGCATTCGCTCCAGCCCCAGCTTTTGCCTCAGCCCCAGCTTTTGCCTCAGCCCCAGCATTTGCTCCAGCCCCAGCATTTGCTCCAGCCCCAGCTTTTGCCCCAGCCCCAGCATTTGCTCCAGCCCCAGCTTTTGCCCCAGCCCCAGCATTTGCTCCAGCCCCAGCTTTTGCCTCAGCCCCAGCATTCGCTCCAGCCCCAGCTTTTGCCTCAGCCCCAGCATTCGCTCCAGCCCCAGCTTTTGCCCCAGCCCCAGCATTTGCTCCAGCCCCAGCTTTTGCCCCAGCCCCAGCATTTGCTCCAGCCCCAGCTTTTGCCTCAGCCCCAGCATTCGCTCCAGCCCCAGCTTTTGCCCCAGCCCCAGCATTTGCTCCAGCCCCAGCTTTTGCCCCAGCCCCAGCATTTGCTCCAGCCCCAGCTTTTGCCCCAGCCCCAGCATTTGCTCCAGCCCCAGCTTTTGCCTCAGCCCCAGCATTTGCTCCAGCCCCAGCTTTTGCCTCAGCCCCAGCTTTTGCCCCAGCCCCAGCATTTTCTCCAGCCCCAGCTTTTGCCTCAGCCCCTGCATTTGCTTCAGTCCCAGCTTTTGCCCCAGCCCCAGCTTTTGCTCCAGCCCCTGCTTTTGCTCCAGCACCAGCTTATAGTTTTGCACCAGCTTATGCTCCAGCACCAGCTTCAGTACCAGTTCACTCTCCAGCTCCAGCATTCTCACCAGCTCCATTCTACCCATCAACTCATGTACATGCTCCAGCTTCAGCTTCAGTCCCAGCTTTTGCTCCAGCACCAGTTTATTCTCCAGCTTCAGTCCCAGCTTATGCTCCAGCTTCAGCACCAGTTTACTCTCCAGCTTCATTCCCAGCTTATGCTCCAGCTCCAGCATTCTCTCCAGCTCCATTCTACTCATCAACTCCAGTCCATGCTTCAGTCCCAGCTTATGCTCCAGCTCCATTCTACTCATCCACTCATGTACATGGTCCAGCTCCAGCTTCAGTCCCAGCTTTTGCTCCAGCACCAGTTTATCCTCCAGCTTCAGTCCCAGCTTATGCTCCAGCTCCAGCATTCTCTCCAGCTCCATTCTACCCATCAACTCCAGTCCATGCTTCAGTCCCAGCTTATGCTCCAGCTCCAGCATTCTCTCCAGCTCCAATCTACTCATCAACTCCAGTCCATGCTTCAGTCCCAGCTTATGCTCCAGCTCCATTCTACCCATCCATTTCAGTCCATGCACCAGCCCCAGCCTTTGTTCCAGCTCCAGTTTTCGCTCCAGCCCCAGTTGTGACTCCAGCTCCAGTTCATGCCTCAATCCCAGCTTATGGCCCAGCTCCTGCTGCAGCACCTGCATCATTGCCCACTCACTGTGTGAACCCAGCCTTGACTGCTGCTCTCTCGCCACCCGCCTACTTCCCTTCAATCTCTGCCCCAGCTTCCTCTCCAGCTCCAGCAGTTCCGAGTTATGCCTCAGTTCCAGTGCAAACATATGCCCCAGCACCGGCATACTCGCCAGCTCCAGCCTATAGCACAGTCCCTGCGTTTGCTCCAGCACCTGTTTCACCCGCAGCTTCTGCTTATACTCCAACATCATTTTCATCCCCTGCCTTTGCTGCTGCCCCAGCTCCTTATTTCACTCCAGCTCAATATTCATTTGCCCCTTCAGCGACTGTTCCTGTTTCTGTAGCCACACCCTACGCTGCTCTCGCGCCTCCAGCACCCGTTTTTGGATACTCGAGCATCCCATCTCCAGTTATCGAACATGTGAAGCCAGTGTCAGCTGCCAGTGCACCTCCACCCCCACCCTTCTCCAGTCCAGCTGGATACAGTGCTGCTCCACCAGCCTACTACTTCTAA
- the LOC120349873 gene encoding zinc finger SWIM domain-containing protein 4-like: protein MAGAPKRLCCSRVGGRSGGQSPPCRRQPDSLLDVTARVVAENIPFQRIEERYDRIPEPVQRRIIFWSFPRDERDICMYSSLSRASAAPEHHNLSFYKGLKLLESGCVDSVLQVGKSMLNLLLF from the coding sequence ATGGCAGGCGCCCCTAAGAGATTGTGCTGCTCGCGGGTCGGGGGGCGCTCTGGGGGGCAGAGTCCCCCCTGCCGGCGTCAACCCGACTCCCTTCTGGACGTGACGGCCCGTGTCGTCGCCGAAAACATCCCTTTTCAGAGGATAGAGGAGCGCTATGACCGCATACCCGAGCCTGTCCAGCGACGGATTATATTCTGGTCGTTCCCGAGGGACGAGAGGGACATCTGCATGTATTCGTCCCTTTCGAGGGCGAGTGCAGCACCCGAACACCACAACCTCTCCTTCTACAAGGGACTGAAGCTACTGGAGTCTGGCTGTGTGGATAGCGTCCTTCAAGTCG
- the LOC120349616 gene encoding uncharacterized protein LOC120349616 encodes MTNIVNPSPSKSTGYAADGDHFSLSLFAVPTFQALTYDELGLLSYRILPTPDNVYKGVIEKPLIVVSLANEKPSFQFAPGGLRGLLKDPQSKQLVHQLTKDDQITVVIYQKSSLPSAIFPEKLQAIVRVPEYQTTLETLMEPPPVVMLIRKNQLKSLNLHTNLGQVGGLIVQDKDIRVDRDERQLMNHFATTPSDNTLYLVHPETRYSDNHAPAALHFPTPIPALPPLNIPNNVGPFYI; translated from the exons ttttctctctctctttttgcaGTGCCAACATTCCAGGCACTTACCTACGACGAATTAGGCCTTCTATCGTACAGAATTCTGCCGACGCCTGACAATGTGTACAAAGGAGTGATAGAAAAGCCGCTGATTGTAGTTTCGCTGGCGAACGAGAAGCCCTCTTTTCAATTTGCCCCGGGGGGTCTGCGAGGCCTGCTAAAAGATCCACAGAGCAAGCAACTGGTGCACCAACTCACCAAAGATGACCAGATCACTGTGGTTATCTACCAGAAATCGTCCTTGCCTTCAGCCATTTTTCCCGAAAAGCTACAAGCTATAGTCAGAGTGCCTGAGTACCAGACAACATTGGAAACACTTATGGAGCCTCCTCCAGTCGTAATGCTGATACGAAA AAATCAGTTGAAGTCACTCAACCTACACACCAATCTTGGCCAGGTTGGCGGTTTGATAGTGCAAGACAAAGACATCCGAGTGGACAGAGATGAGAGGCAGCTGATGAATCACTTCGCCACCACCCCCTCTGACAACACCCTCTACCTCGTTCACCCAGAAACTCGCTACTCCGACAACCACGCTCCAGCAGCCCTTCATTTTCCCACCCCCATCCCTGCTCTGCCACCCCTCAACATTCCCAACAATGTCGGTCCTTTTTATATCTAA